One Podarcis muralis chromosome 1, rPodMur119.hap1.1, whole genome shotgun sequence genomic window carries:
- the RNH1 gene encoding ribonuclease inhibitor → MDLDIQSKELSGSSWKELLPTLSQYKTIRLDDCSLSASHCKDLCAFLSTKQTLTELKLNNNELGDAAVELLCEGLLSPSCNLQKLWLQNCNLTKGCCESLRSVLSSKPSLTELHLGDNTLGTAGVKILCQGLLDPNCQLEKLQLEYCELSAENVEALSSALRTKPSLKELNLSNNKLGDAAVKQLCQGVLDDNCNLQSLQLESCDITPASCRDLSAVLSSKPSLTELCIGENKIGNAGVSLLCQGALNPNCKIRKLWLWECNISAPGCKDLSNVIGTKETLKEMSLIGNDLKDAGMEFLCQGLKDPKSKLESLWLRECGLTSACCKSLGSALSVNGTLKELHIGGNNLCDAGVTDLCEGVLSPSCNLQSLWLGQSELTEVCCDKLAEVIVGKPCLQELDVSYSHIGDEGVRKLCEAVRSPNCNLKYLILYDTYWTADVDNELKALEESKPGFKVVT, encoded by the exons ATGGACCTTGACATCCAGTCCAAAGAGCTCAGTGGGTCCAGCTGGAAGGAACTTCTTCCAACCCTGAGCCAATACAAAACCATCAG GTTGGATGACTGTAGTCTATCAGCTAGTCATTGTAAAGATCTCTGCGCCTTTCTGAGCACAAAGCAAACACTGACTGAACTCAAATTGAACAACAATGAACTGGGAGATGCTGCTGTAGAGTTGCTGTGCGAAGGATTGCTGAGTCCAAGCTGTAACCTTCAGAAACTATG GCTGCAGAACTGCAACCTCACCAAAGGCTGCTGCGAGAGTCTCCGTTCTGTGCTCAGCAGCAAGCCATCCCTGACTGAGCTTCACCTGGGAGACAACACTTTGGGCACAGCAGGAGTTAAGATCTTGTGCCAGGGACTTTTGGATCCCAACTGCCAGCTGGAGAAGCTTCA GCTGGAGTACTGTGAGCTCTCAGCAGAGAACGTGGAGGCTCTCAGCTCTGCCCTGCGCACCAAGCCATCCCTGAAGGAACTCAACCTGAGCAACAACAAACTAGGGGATGCCGCAGTGAAGCAGCTTTGCCAGGGCGTGCTGGACGACAACTGTAACCTGCAATCACTGCA ACTGGAGAGCTGTGACATCACACCTGCCAGCTGTCGGGACCTCAGTGCTGTGCTAAGTTCAAAGCCGTCCTTGACTGAGCTCTGCATAGGCGAGAACAAGATTGGTAACGCAGGTGTATCCCTCTTGTGCCAGGGGGCCTTGAATCCCAACTGCAAAATACGCAAGCTGTG GTTATGGGAATGCAATATCTCAGCTCCTGGCTGCAAGGACCTCTCCAATGTCATTGGTACCAAAGAGACTCTCAAGGAGATGAGCTTGATTGGAAATGATCTAAAAGATGCAGGGATGGAGTTCTTATGCCAAGGACTGAAGGACCCGAAATCTAAACTTGAGTCATTGTG GCTAAGAGAATGTGGTTTGACTTCAGCCTGTTGCAAGAGCCTTGGCTCTGCTCTCAGCGTGAACGGGACTTTGAAAGAGCTGCATATCGGTGGAAATAATCTGTGTGATGCAGGAGTGACTGATCTCTGTGAAGGAGTTCTGAGCCCCAGCTGTAACCTGCAATCCCTCTG GCTGGGACAATCGGAACTCACAGAGGTTTGCTGCGATAAGCTTGCCGAAGTCATCGTTGGAAAACCCTGCCTACAAGAACTGGACGTAAGCTACAGCCATATAGGAGATGAGGGCGTGCGTAAGCTCTGCGAAGCAGTGAGAAGTCCcaactgtaacctgaagtacctgAT TTTGTACGACACTTACTGGACTGCTGACGTGGATAATGAGCTGAAGGCCCTGGAAGAATCAAAGCCTGGATTTAAAGTTGTTACATGA